The Leadbettera azotonutricia ZAS-9 genome has a window encoding:
- a CDS encoding DUF4276 family protein: MKIAIIVEGKTEKVFIPHLRRFLEVHIPGSMPKLDTVPYDGRIPTNDKLKRVVGNLLAGKTAVDHVLALTDVYTGSTPPDFLDAADAKKKMNSWVGLEPRFHPHAAQHDFEAWLLPYWPTIQKLAGHNMGPPGGEPEKVNHGKPPAQRIKEIFEKGKCRDSYIKPRDAGRILRENDLTLAVSQCPELKAFVNTIISLCGGKIIL; the protein is encoded by the coding sequence GTGAAAATTGCCATTATCGTCGAGGGCAAAACCGAAAAGGTTTTTATACCCCATTTAAGAAGATTTCTTGAAGTTCATATTCCAGGTTCAATGCCAAAACTTGATACCGTTCCCTATGATGGACGGATACCGACAAATGATAAACTTAAGCGTGTTGTGGGAAATCTTCTTGCTGGTAAAACCGCTGTTGATCATGTGTTGGCGCTGACAGATGTGTATACGGGGAGTACCCCACCTGATTTTCTTGATGCGGCTGACGCAAAGAAAAAAATGAATTCTTGGGTAGGCCTTGAGCCGCGTTTTCATCCCCACGCCGCGCAGCATGATTTTGAGGCTTGGCTATTGCCATATTGGCCGACTATCCAGAAATTGGCAGGCCATAATATGGGCCCACCTGGTGGAGAACCAGAGAAGGTTAATCATGGCAAGCCGCCGGCTCAACGCATAAAAGAGATATTTGAAAAGGGAAAGTGCAGAGACAGTTATATCAAACCGCGTGACGCAGGACGGATTCTCCGGGAGAACGATCTGACCCTAGCGGTAAGTCAATGCCCGGAACTCAAAGCATTTGTTAATACGATTATTTCGCTGTGTGGTGGAAAGATCATCCTATAG
- a CDS encoding AAA family ATPase produces the protein MHKINHFKISGFRRLYNLEMQMQPFMVLIGANGVGKTSFLDAFTTLSASAAGKLNNALSQFGGIANLLTRGKSDEIAFQLAMDVPGYDPLEYMFHTVPKGTGYSINREILSQQHPNHPDPFRYIDSRDNDIRYYEVEKKGLVSVDWEHNYLETSLSQVPKMFRQSEELRRILATASQYHVLDVGPRAPIKLPQSMKPATGPGADGGDLAPYLYYLRESERDKFDIITDSIRAVFPDFEDLNFPPAAAGMLTITWKDRNFNKPIYMHELSEGTLRFIWMVALLQSSDLSAVTMIDEPEVSLHPELLNILSELMREASKRTQLIVTTHSDRFIRFLKPEEVVVMDIDESGCTTAARADSLDLDRWLADYSLDEIWSMGRMRGRS, from the coding sequence TTGCATAAAATTAACCATTTTAAAATAAGCGGTTTTCGCCGGTTATATAATTTAGAAATGCAGATGCAGCCTTTTATGGTACTTATTGGCGCGAATGGTGTAGGAAAAACATCTTTTCTTGACGCTTTTACAACCTTGTCAGCTTCAGCCGCAGGTAAATTAAATAATGCGCTGTCACAATTCGGCGGAATAGCAAATCTGTTAACCCGTGGCAAAAGTGATGAAATAGCGTTTCAACTCGCTATGGATGTACCCGGTTACGATCCCCTGGAATATATGTTTCACACTGTCCCGAAAGGAACAGGTTACTCAATAAACAGAGAAATTCTTTCGCAGCAGCATCCAAATCATCCCGATCCTTTCAGGTATATTGATTCAAGAGATAACGATATCCGTTACTATGAAGTGGAGAAAAAGGGACTTGTATCTGTTGATTGGGAGCATAACTACCTGGAAACTTCACTTTCACAGGTGCCGAAGATGTTCCGGCAATCGGAAGAACTGCGGCGAATTTTGGCGACCGCTTCGCAATACCATGTTCTTGATGTTGGTCCCCGTGCGCCGATAAAACTTCCACAGTCCATGAAGCCGGCAACAGGGCCGGGTGCTGACGGCGGAGATCTCGCGCCATATCTATATTACCTGCGGGAGAGCGAAAGAGACAAATTTGATATAATTACCGATTCCATAAGAGCAGTGTTTCCGGATTTTGAGGATTTAAACTTTCCGCCGGCCGCTGCAGGGATGCTCACGATCACCTGGAAAGATAGGAATTTCAACAAGCCCATTTATATGCATGAATTATCTGAAGGCACACTTCGTTTTATTTGGATGGTAGCCCTGCTTCAAAGTTCCGATTTATCAGCCGTAACTATGATTGATGAGCCTGAAGTAAGTTTGCACCCGGAACTGTTAAATATTCTTTCTGAACTTATGAGGGAAGCATCAAAGCGGACCCAGTTAATAGTCACAACCCATTCCGACAGGTTTATCCGGTTTTTGAAACCCGAAGAAGTGGTTGTGATGGATATTGATGAATCCGGCTGCACCACGGCTGCCCGGGCCGATTCGCTTGATTTGGACAGATGGCTTGCCGATTATAGTTTGGATGAAATATGGAGCATGGGACGGATGAGAGGGCGTTCGTGA
- a CDS encoding lamin tail domain-containing protein, with product MKNYRKIPFSFIGVSIILNLWMLIGCSGILDNSVPVEAAKGRVLPTISADGEARTLLPQPLFSKYELTFTAEGKSAFTESYSAGQGIDLEPGTWTITARGFVKVDSIEYEAVQGSKTVAVEAGVEYPVAIILNTPAGTGNGRFTYELTFPTGITAQLTMKSLTDTDGTPRNFTPANNIPVTTEFAAGYYLMTIILDKGVLCTGKTEVVHIYPKMETKIVEAYTVDDFTAQIYLAGTVHINVPAAFDSIYVRAYSDAACLTLIDDSETTGSDNGWNMKIPADPFYDTLYFRVELADADGTTILYSAAESRSVSIAGNDDINLSFIDLEGRVLILQAYGTGIATDGAVSHSFVELYNTTDSDISLDGSSLQYGEGATAWQVLDLAGTIKAKASFLVLGEKKNKSARLDLSDKADLEWEGMAFDNRNFKIALIGNTAPLTVANPFDIGGGIKVPGYIDLLGVKNSNDDTIDGYETNAPSIISKQKAARRKNLTDTNDNKADFEGIDYRASGTLNVEAEFYSPKNTEYGPWNPVYQVPEPEGKLLILQVYGDGSGAVSRSFIELYNNTDNAIDLSEYSLQYSDGGTNWTKIDLTGRSIPSKASFLILGKVQNTGARLVLPNGDADLELTDLVIDNHNFKVCLVQSTSLLTVANPFDIDGSGNKATGYVDMIGAINTASDGDVIDGYETAAPGIISKQKAARRKNLTDTDNNTFDFVSIDYRASGISNADLVLYRPKNTVYGPWNPVHE from the coding sequence ATGAAAAATTATCGAAAAATACCCTTCAGTTTTATCGGTGTTAGTATAATTCTGAATTTGTGGATGTTGATTGGTTGTTCAGGCATTTTGGATAATTCCGTACCGGTAGAAGCCGCAAAGGGCAGGGTACTGCCCACGATTTCTGCGGATGGCGAGGCACGGACTCTGCTGCCGCAGCCGTTGTTTTCAAAATATGAACTTACTTTTACAGCGGAAGGAAAAAGCGCTTTTACAGAATCGTATAGCGCCGGACAGGGGATTGACCTTGAGCCGGGGACCTGGACGATAACCGCCAGGGGTTTTGTAAAGGTTGATAGTATTGAATATGAAGCGGTCCAGGGAAGTAAAACAGTAGCTGTGGAGGCTGGTGTCGAGTATCCGGTCGCCATAATATTGAATACCCCTGCAGGAACCGGTAATGGACGGTTTACATATGAATTGACCTTTCCAACCGGCATTACTGCGCAGCTCACCATGAAATCGCTGACCGATACTGACGGTACACCACGGAACTTTACTCCGGCGAACAATATTCCGGTAACGACCGAATTTGCTGCCGGGTATTATCTTATGACAATCATCTTGGATAAGGGCGTTTTGTGCACAGGCAAAACCGAAGTTGTGCATATTTACCCAAAAATGGAAACCAAAATAGTTGAAGCATATACTGTGGATGATTTTACCGCGCAAATATATCTTGCCGGAACGGTACATATCAATGTTCCCGCCGCATTTGATTCAATTTATGTACGCGCGTACAGCGATGCGGCGTGTCTTACCCTTATAGATGATAGTGAAACTACGGGGAGTGATAATGGGTGGAATATGAAAATCCCCGCCGATCCATTTTACGATACCCTTTATTTTAGGGTGGAACTGGCGGATGCAGACGGAACGACCATCCTTTACAGTGCGGCAGAGTCCCGGTCTGTATCCATTGCAGGGAATGATGATATTAACCTCAGCTTTATTGACCTTGAAGGAAGAGTACTGATCCTGCAAGCCTATGGAACCGGTATCGCCACTGATGGAGCGGTCTCCCACTCATTTGTTGAATTGTATAATACCACCGATTCGGATATAAGCCTGGACGGTTCATCACTGCAGTACGGCGAAGGAGCAACAGCCTGGCAAGTGTTGGACTTAGCCGGAACCATAAAGGCAAAAGCATCATTTTTAGTTTTAGGAGAGAAGAAAAACAAGAGCGCCAGGCTGGATTTATCTGATAAGGCTGATCTTGAATGGGAAGGTATGGCCTTTGATAACCGGAATTTCAAGATTGCACTTATAGGGAACACAGCGCCCCTGACTGTTGCAAATCCTTTTGATATAGGCGGTGGGATCAAAGTACCCGGATATATTGATTTATTGGGCGTAAAAAATAGTAACGACGATACTATAGACGGCTATGAAACCAATGCTCCTTCAATAATTTCCAAGCAGAAGGCGGCGAGACGGAAAAATCTAACCGATACAAATGACAACAAGGCAGATTTTGAGGGTATAGATTATCGAGCCAGCGGTACATTGAATGTGGAAGCGGAATTCTACAGCCCGAAAAATACCGAATATGGCCCATGGAACCCCGTCTATCAAGTGCCCGAACCTGAAGGGAAGCTGCTGATTTTGCAGGTGTATGGCGATGGCAGCGGTGCAGTCTCACGTTCGTTTATCGAATTATATAATAATACTGATAATGCGATAGACCTTTCCGAATATTCCCTGCAATATAGCGATGGTGGAACAAACTGGACAAAAATTGATTTGACGGGAAGGAGTATTCCCTCAAAAGCCTCTTTCCTGATTCTGGGTAAAGTGCAGAACACCGGCGCCCGGCTGGTTTTACCTAATGGTGACGCTGATCTGGAATTGACAGATTTAGTTATTGATAACCACAATTTCAAGGTCTGCCTGGTGCAGAGTACCTCCTTGCTAACCGTAGCAAATCCTTTTGACATTGATGGCAGTGGTAATAAAGCAACTGGCTATGTCGATATGATTGGCGCGATAAATACAGCCTCAGACGGCGATGTAATTGACGGCTATGAAACCGCTGCCCCTGGAATTATCTCCAAACAGAAGGCGGCGCGGCGGAAGAATTTGACTGATACCGATAATAATACGTTCGACTTTGTATCAATAGATTACCGGGCAAGCGGTATTAGCAACGCTGATTTGGTTTTGTATCGTCCGAAGAATACTGTTTATGGCCCTTGGAATCCGGTACACGAATAA
- a CDS encoding DUF5018 domain-containing protein, whose translation MNHSIKLTIALAVVCIVFSLLGCTDPVNPKSNEKAMTAFKIGENDGVINDVDKTVGVIVSYGIDAAHLTPIVSISAGASLLPLSGTEQNFTNPVEYTLTAEDGTTQNYTVTVIVKGQAGITITGPQDQDILVTGFVGTKPVLSRSGKDSIPKDLTLFVDDANYTIVEWYINGIKKNANPANSITIRSAEYPLKEDHTITVVVYRGIVPYSKLFTFEVQE comes from the coding sequence ATGAACCATTCCATTAAATTAACAATTGCATTAGCGGTTGTTTGCATTGTCTTTAGCCTGTTAGGATGCACAGATCCGGTGAATCCCAAAAGTAATGAAAAAGCAATGACTGCTTTTAAAATCGGTGAAAATGATGGGGTCATAAATGATGTGGACAAAACCGTAGGGGTGATAGTTTCATACGGAATAGACGCGGCTCATTTAACGCCTATTGTGTCAATTTCTGCCGGGGCTTCGCTCCTGCCCTTATCGGGAACCGAACAAAACTTTACCAATCCCGTTGAGTATACGTTAACCGCAGAAGATGGAACGACACAAAACTATACCGTCACGGTTATTGTTAAAGGACAGGCTGGCATAACCATAACAGGCCCCCAGGATCAGGATATTCTTGTTACAGGGTTTGTTGGGACAAAGCCGGTATTGTCCAGAAGCGGAAAGGATTCTATACCCAAAGACCTGACCTTGTTTGTCGATGATGCAAATTATACGATTGTTGAGTGGTATATCAACGGAATAAAGAAAAATGCCAATCCTGCCAATAGTATAACAATACGGTCGGCGGAGTATCCTCTTAAGGAAGATCATACCATAACTGTTGTGGTGTACCGGGGAATAGTTCCTTATTCAAAGCTGTTTACCTTTGAAGTTCAGGAATAG
- a CDS encoding nucleotidyl transferase AbiEii/AbiGii toxin family protein — translation MISQSQYYEENLYPLQDGVLNTVRNCGTRFFLTGGTALSRAYYKHRYSDDLDFFVNNDDEYDEQYKLILGRLAENGFFWDTETGFLKDKAFATLKVRWKKSDAELKLDFVNDTVPHFGNIIEMDLFDRIDSVRNMLSNKLGALFRFAAKDIADIREIALHESVNWIEIIREAREKVGGLEIPVICDILKGMPESEFEQVNWISKPSWQTFCADIDRVVYEMMSGGE, via the coding sequence ATGATTTCGCAATCGCAGTATTACGAAGAGAACCTGTATCCGTTACAGGATGGAGTGCTGAACACTGTAAGGAACTGCGGAACACGATTTTTCCTTACGGGTGGTACGGCTCTCAGCAGAGCCTACTATAAGCATCGATATTCGGATGATCTTGATTTTTTTGTAAATAATGATGATGAATATGATGAGCAATATAAGCTTATTCTTGGCAGACTCGCTGAGAATGGTTTCTTCTGGGATACTGAGACAGGTTTTTTAAAAGACAAAGCATTTGCTACCCTTAAGGTACGATGGAAAAAATCGGATGCTGAATTAAAACTTGATTTTGTTAATGATACAGTCCCTCACTTTGGGAATATAATTGAGATGGATCTTTTTGACAGGATCGATTCCGTTCGTAATATGCTATCCAATAAGTTGGGTGCCCTTTTCCGTTTCGCCGCTAAAGATATAGCAGATATACGTGAAATTGCACTGCATGAATCAGTCAATTGGATTGAAATAATTCGCGAAGCCAGGGAAAAAGTAGGCGGTCTTGAAATACCGGTTATTTGTGATATTCTTAAAGGCATGCCCGAAAGCGAATTTGAGCAAGTTAATTGGATTAGCAAACCTTCCTGGCAGACATTTTGCGCTGATATAGATCGGGTTGTATATGAGATGATGAGCGGCGGGGAATAA
- a CDS encoding ATP-binding protein gives MDNTFCISRDDFIKKIRPFIGKNIVKILSGIRRCGKSVMLRLIQQELLVNGVENANILAMNFDTFEDNTSQSPEALYAIIKQKAQAAKGKVYVFLDEIQVLPGWEKLVNSCFTELNADIYVSGSNSQMLSPEYATYLGGRYVMFTVYPFSFKEAVSAFKLYGKNLAPKEAFAHYLVYGGMPFIYQLNFDDFSIRQYLRDIADSILLKDITARYNIRDVELLKRIILFLFSNIGNMFSTVSIQNYLKRDKRNLSWETIHNYIDHCKTACLLLPVKQESISGKQLLKAAEKIYITDHGLREAIYGNNRNDISQVLENIVYLELLRNDYNVTVGKAGLNEIDFIARKNNETVYIQVAYLLASPETIEREFSVYARVTDNFPKYVLSLDEFDMSRNGIKHINIVDFLTSGQGVYI, from the coding sequence ATGGACAATACTTTTTGCATTAGCCGGGATGATTTCATCAAAAAAATTCGGCCTTTCATCGGAAAAAACATCGTCAAAATACTCTCCGGGATACGCAGATGCGGCAAATCCGTGATGCTCAGGCTTATTCAGCAGGAATTACTGGTCAATGGAGTCGAAAACGCCAATATCCTGGCCATGAACTTTGACACCTTCGAAGACAACACAAGCCAATCCCCGGAGGCCCTGTACGCAATCATTAAGCAAAAAGCTCAGGCGGCAAAAGGGAAGGTGTATGTCTTCCTGGATGAAATACAGGTGCTCCCGGGCTGGGAAAAACTGGTCAATTCCTGTTTTACCGAATTGAACGCCGATATATATGTGTCTGGCTCCAATTCGCAGATGCTCTCGCCTGAATACGCGACATACCTCGGCGGCAGATATGTCATGTTCACTGTTTATCCCTTTAGTTTTAAAGAAGCCGTCTCCGCATTCAAGCTCTATGGAAAAAACCTTGCCCCAAAGGAAGCTTTTGCCCATTACCTTGTTTATGGCGGTATGCCCTTTATCTATCAGTTGAATTTCGATGATTTTTCCATCAGGCAGTATCTGCGCGACATTGCAGATTCAATACTGTTAAAGGACATCACAGCCCGCTACAACATCCGCGATGTTGAACTGCTAAAACGCATTATCCTTTTTTTGTTTTCCAATATTGGCAATATGTTTTCCACCGTTTCTATTCAAAATTATCTGAAGCGCGATAAAAGGAACCTATCCTGGGAAACAATCCACAACTACATTGATCACTGCAAAACTGCCTGTCTCCTGCTCCCTGTTAAGCAGGAAAGCATATCGGGGAAACAGCTGTTAAAAGCAGCCGAAAAGATATACATAACCGACCATGGCCTGCGGGAAGCGATTTACGGAAACAACCGGAACGATATTAGCCAGGTACTGGAAAATATCGTTTATCTTGAGCTTTTGCGAAACGATTACAACGTTACCGTAGGAAAAGCCGGCCTTAACGAAATTGATTTTATCGCCCGCAAAAACAACGAAACGGTCTACATTCAGGTTGCGTACCTGCTGGCCTCTCCGGAAACAATTGAACGGGAATTTTCCGTCTATGCCAGGGTCACGGACAATTTCCCAAAATATGTGCTTTCCCTGGACGAATTCGATATGAGCCGAAACGGCATTAAGCATATCAACATCGTAGATTTTTTAACTTCTGGGCAGGGGGTGTATATCTGA
- a CDS encoding nucleotidyl transferase AbiEii/AbiGii toxin family protein, protein MNLFEKTIEAALEADASYIALRPVVEKEILHHDILREMNKAGYLKGLTFMGGTCLRSCYGSERLSEDLDFSGGFGFKKQDLTGLGLLIKEALQKKYDLPVSVSEPEKETGNTDTWKIKIITRPERPDFPAQRINIDICMLPSHEPKPAMLRNHYQIDSGTSGMILYAESLPEILADKIIALALRLNRIKNRDLWDIFWLSSRNILLSGDLLEKKLADRKISVPVFLLKYNQRLEEIKDGQQAFLTEMRRFLAPQAFTKELTGAFWWEHLLSLLRELALEGR, encoded by the coding sequence ATGAACCTGTTTGAAAAAACCATAGAGGCAGCTCTGGAAGCTGACGCTTCCTATATTGCCCTGCGTCCGGTAGTAGAAAAGGAGATTCTTCACCACGATATACTGCGGGAGATGAACAAGGCCGGATACCTTAAGGGATTAACCTTTATGGGCGGCACCTGCCTGCGGAGCTGTTATGGATCGGAACGCTTAAGCGAAGACCTGGATTTTTCAGGTGGCTTTGGATTTAAAAAGCAGGACTTGACAGGGCTTGGGCTTCTTATAAAAGAAGCATTGCAAAAAAAATATGATTTACCGGTCTCGGTTTCTGAGCCGGAAAAGGAGACCGGAAATACCGATACCTGGAAAATCAAAATAATTACCCGGCCCGAACGTCCTGACTTTCCGGCCCAAAGAATCAATATTGATATATGCATGCTTCCCAGTCATGAGCCCAAACCGGCAATGCTCAGGAATCACTATCAGATTGATTCGGGAACTTCAGGCATGATTTTGTATGCCGAAAGCCTCCCTGAAATATTGGCAGATAAAATAATCGCCCTTGCCTTAAGACTGAACAGGATAAAGAACCGTGATTTATGGGATATTTTCTGGCTATCCAGCCGGAATATTTTGCTGTCCGGGGATTTGCTCGAAAAAAAACTTGCCGACCGAAAAATATCGGTTCCGGTATTTTTGTTGAAATATAACCAGCGTTTGGAAGAAATAAAAGACGGGCAGCAAGCCTTTTTAACCGAGATGCGCCGTTTTCTTGCCCCTCAGGCGTTTACCAAAGAATTAACCGGCGCGTTCTGGTGGGAACACCTTTTGTCGTTATTGCGGGAATTGGCATTGGAAGGGCGGTAG
- the abiEi gene encoding type IV toxin-antitoxin system AbiEi family antitoxin, with protein sequence MQAIQKLRKTLETLADGEHYLFSVSDFYPLFPGMSEEALRVLLGRAVKAELLQRICRGMYVYPKAGHPRGFELYHAASRLREDTFCYLSLESVLSEAGIISQIPLGWITLMTGGRSGIIHCGKQGSIEFIHTKKSFDGVSSRLFYDPRYRLWRASADLALEDMRAAKRSLDLVDWGAVSE encoded by the coding sequence ATGCAGGCTATACAAAAATTAAGGAAAACCCTGGAAACCCTGGCGGACGGGGAGCATTATCTTTTTTCGGTGAGCGATTTTTATCCCTTGTTTCCGGGCATGAGCGAGGAAGCTCTCCGGGTACTATTGGGGAGGGCGGTAAAGGCAGAGCTTCTCCAGCGGATTTGCCGGGGAATGTATGTTTACCCCAAGGCAGGGCATCCCAGGGGCTTTGAACTATACCATGCCGCTTCCCGGCTGCGGGAAGATACCTTCTGCTATTTGAGCCTGGAAAGCGTCCTGAGCGAAGCGGGGATAATTTCGCAAATACCCTTGGGCTGGATTACCCTGATGACCGGCGGCCGATCCGGTATTATTCACTGTGGAAAGCAGGGATCTATAGAGTTTATTCATACGAAAAAGTCATTTGACGGTGTAAGTTCCCGTCTTTTTTATGACCCCCGGTACCGGTTGTGGCGGGCGTCGGCAGATCTGGCCCTGGAAGATATGAGGGCGGCGAAGCGATCCCTGGACCTCGTCGATTGGGGAGCTGTTTCTGAATGA
- the rfbB gene encoding dTDP-glucose 4,6-dehydratase, with product MANQPGEVLKIGRTLKNILVTGGMGFIGCNFIRTLLEKTPEFSGRIVNLDVLTYAGNPASLADIESRFGPGSGSVRYVFEHGDICDRSFVESVFKKYDIDTVAHFAAESHVDRSILGPEAFVKTNVMGTFTLLDIARNFWQARKDTLFHHISTDEVYGSLGETGYFTETTPYDPRSPYSASKASSDHLAMAYHHTYGLPVTLSNCSNNYGPYQFPEKLIPLMILNMLDGKPLPVYGDGKNIRDWVYVEDHNRAVWAIMQKGRAGEKYNIGGENEWENIKLLDALIDITADKSGLDKNKIRGTINYVKDRPGHDRRYAIDCSKIKAELGWKQAATFGQGLERTVDWYLANNGWIKGILSGGYKNWVKQNYEGR from the coding sequence ATGGCAAACCAGCCTGGAGAGGTACTTAAAATCGGGCGCACCTTAAAGAACATCCTTGTCACAGGCGGCATGGGCTTTATCGGGTGCAATTTTATCCGCACCCTCCTGGAAAAGACCCCCGAATTTTCCGGCCGTATCGTCAACCTGGATGTCCTGACCTATGCAGGCAACCCCGCGAGCCTTGCGGATATCGAATCGCGCTTTGGGCCGGGCTCCGGCAGTGTCCGCTATGTTTTTGAGCATGGCGATATCTGCGACCGCTCCTTTGTGGAATCGGTTTTCAAAAAGTACGATATAGACACAGTGGCGCACTTTGCCGCCGAGAGCCATGTGGATCGTTCGATCCTGGGCCCCGAGGCTTTTGTCAAAACCAACGTGATGGGCACTTTTACCCTGCTGGACATAGCCCGCAATTTTTGGCAAGCCCGGAAGGACACGCTGTTCCACCATATCAGCACCGACGAGGTTTACGGGTCCCTGGGCGAAACCGGGTATTTCACCGAGACCACCCCCTACGACCCCCGGTCGCCCTATTCGGCCAGCAAGGCTTCGAGCGATCATCTGGCAATGGCCTATCACCATACCTACGGGCTGCCCGTCACCCTTTCCAACTGTTCCAACAATTATGGCCCTTACCAGTTCCCCGAGAAACTTATCCCCCTGATGATCCTCAATATGCTGGACGGGAAGCCCCTGCCGGTTTACGGCGACGGAAAGAACATCCGGGACTGGGTGTATGTGGAGGACCACAACCGCGCAGTCTGGGCCATCATGCAGAAAGGCCGCGCCGGCGAAAAGTACAATATAGGCGGCGAAAACGAGTGGGAGAACATCAAGCTCCTCGATGCGCTGATCGATATAACCGCCGACAAATCCGGCCTCGACAAAAACAAGATCCGGGGAACCATCAATTACGTAAAAGACCGCCCCGGCCACGACCGCCGCTACGCCATCGACTGTTCCAAAATCAAAGCCGAACTCGGCTGGAAGCAAGCCGCCACTTTTGGCCAGGGCCTTGAGCGTACCGTGGACTGGTATCTTGCAAACAACGGATGGATCAAGGGCATTTTAAGCGGCGGCTACAAGAACTGGGTGAAGCAGAACTACGAGGGGCGGTAG
- the rfbD gene encoding dTDP-4-dehydrorhamnose reductase — MVWLIGNKGMLGAEISLVLAQRGLACIGTDREVDITDPDALAAFVGKQAAAGQTIDWIINCAAYTAVDKAEDDLDACRRLNAIGPANIAEASHNIGARVLHFSTDYVFDGRGERPYKEDDPTDPIGVYGITKRDGEEKLLSNNEASYIIRTAWLYGRHGNNFVHTMLRLMNEKDSVSVVNDQRGSPTWAYDLASTAVDIIGKTLPYGIYHYTNEGSITWFDFAQEIYGQGRKLGLIRKDCEVKPCASAEFPAKVTRPAYSVLDKGKIKAALGIEIPEWQTSLERYLKSGAP; from the coding sequence ATGGTCTGGCTTATCGGAAATAAAGGCATGCTTGGCGCCGAGATCTCCCTGGTACTGGCGCAGCGGGGATTGGCCTGTATCGGGACAGACCGGGAAGTGGATATCACCGACCCCGATGCGCTTGCCGCGTTCGTTGGCAAGCAGGCTGCCGCAGGGCAGACTATTGACTGGATTATCAATTGCGCAGCCTATACGGCAGTGGATAAAGCCGAAGACGATCTTGACGCCTGCCGACGCCTTAATGCCATCGGCCCTGCCAATATTGCCGAAGCATCCCATAATATCGGCGCCAGGGTGCTTCACTTTTCCACCGACTATGTGTTTGACGGAAGGGGCGAGCGCCCTTACAAAGAGGATGATCCCACAGACCCGATTGGGGTGTACGGGATCACCAAACGGGACGGGGAAGAAAAGCTTCTTAGCAACAACGAAGCATCCTATATAATCCGTACCGCATGGCTTTACGGCAGGCACGGCAATAACTTTGTCCATACCATGCTCCGTTTGATGAACGAAAAGGACAGCGTTTCTGTGGTGAATGATCAGCGGGGCAGCCCCACCTGGGCATACGACTTAGCAAGCACAGCGGTGGATATAATCGGCAAAACGCTGCCCTATGGCATCTATCATTACACCAATGAAGGCAGCATTACCTGGTTCGATTTTGCACAGGAGATTTACGGACAGGGCAGGAAGCTGGGGCTTATACGCAAGGACTGCGAAGTAAAACCCTGCGCCAGCGCCGAATTCCCGGCCAAAGTGACCCGACCTGCCTATTCGGTGCTGGACAAGGGCAAGATAAAGGCCGCCCTGGGCATTGAGATACCGGAATGGCAAACCAGCCTGGAGAGGTACTTAAAATCGGGCGCACCTTAA
- the rfbC gene encoding dTDP-4-dehydrorhamnose 3,5-epimerase, giving the protein MPFAFSPCPIDGLYEIQPKVFSDSRGYFFEAWSEKDFAAAGIAEKFVQDNQSRSVKGVLRGLHFQKTHPQGKLVRAIEGEVFDVAVDMRPASPSRGKWHGVILSGERQNQFYIAPGFAHGFLVLSDTAVFAYKCTDFYHPEDEDGIIWNDAAINVAWPRLGVEYQLSEKDRKLPAWKG; this is encoded by the coding sequence GTGCCCTTCGCGTTCAGCCCCTGCCCCATCGATGGCCTGTACGAAATTCAGCCCAAAGTATTCAGCGACAGCAGGGGTTATTTTTTCGAAGCCTGGTCCGAAAAAGATTTTGCAGCCGCAGGGATTGCGGAAAAATTCGTCCAGGACAACCAATCGCGTTCCGTAAAAGGGGTGCTCCGGGGCCTGCACTTCCAAAAAACCCATCCCCAGGGGAAGCTGGTCCGCGCGATAGAAGGCGAAGTATTCGATGTTGCTGTAGACATGCGCCCTGCATCCCCAAGCCGGGGCAAGTGGCACGGCGTAATCCTGAGCGGCGAAAGGCAGAACCAATTCTACATAGCCCCCGGCTTTGCCCACGGCTTCCTGGTCTTAAGCGATACTGCGGTCTTTGCCTATAAATGCACCGATTTTTATCACCCCGAAGACGAGGACGGCATTATCTGGAACGATGCGGCTATCAACGTTGCCTGGCCCCGACTTGGGGTAGAGTACCAGCTTTCTGAAAAAGACAGGAAGCTTCCTGCCTGGAAGGGCTGA